In Thermus neutrinimicus, the genomic window TGGCTAAAATGCAAGCGGAGTCGGTCCCCCAGTCTCAGATGTATTGACCGATTACACTTTCTTGACAACGCCCGGGTTGGGTCTGCTAGAATCGAGCTAAGCCGGTCCGCTTCCCGACAAAAGGAGTGCCCATGGAGCTGTACCTGGATACCGCCAACTTGGAGGAGATACGGGAGATCGCCGCTTGGGGGGTGCTCTCCGGTGTGACCACCAACCCCACCCTGGTGGCGAAGGAGTATGCGGGCCGAGGAGCCAAGTTGACCGAGGAGGCCTTGTTCGCCCACCTAAGGACCATCTGCGAGGTGGCAGACGGGCCTGTTTCGGCGGAGGTGACCACCTTGGAGGCAGAGGCCATGGTGGAGGAGGGCCTGCGGCTTGCCGCCATCCACCCCCACATCGTGGTCAAACTGCCCACCACCGAGGAGGGCTTGAAGGCCTGCAAGCGCCTTTCCACCCGGGGGGTGAAGGTGAACATGACCTTGATCTTCTCCGCCAACCAGGCCCTGCTGGCGGCCCGGGCAGGGGCAGCCTATGTCTCCCCCTTTCTGGGCCGGGTGGACGATATCTCCTGGGATGGGGGAGAGGTTTTGCGGGAGATCGTGGAGCTAATCCAGGTCCAGGACCTGCCGGTCAAGGTCATCGCCGCCTCCATCCGCCACCCCCGCCATGTGACGGAGGCCGCTCTTCTGGGGGCGGACATCGCCACCATGCCCTATGGGGTCTTCAAGCAGCTTCTTAAGCATCCCTTGACGGACCTAGGCCTTAGGCGCTTTATGGAGGACTGGGAGAAGGTTAAGCCATGAGGAGAAAAGCGGATACCCAACAGGAAGCACCCCTTACCTACCAGGAGCTCTCGGCCAAGATTCTTCCGGAGCTCCACCTGCTGGCCCAGGAAGCGGGGATCGAGAACTACAAGCGCATGAAGAAGGACCAGCTCATCATGGCCCTCCTGGAGCGGCAGACCCAAGGGGAGGGCCTGCAGCTGGTCAAGGGCTACCTGGAGATCAGCCCGGATGGGTATGGGTTCATCACCGAGAACCTGTACAACTTGGAGTCCAGGGTGGCCATCGTCTCTGCAGGGCTCATCCGGCAGTATGCCCTAAGGAGCGGGGACTACATTGTGGGCCGGGCGCGGCCGCCGCGGGAGAATGAGCGGTACGGCACCCTCCTCAAGGTGGAGGCGGTAAACGACCTAGATCCCGAGGCCGCTAAGAGCCGGCCCCGCTTTGACGAGCTCATCCCCCAGTTCCCCGACCGGCAGATCAAGCTGGAGACCACCCCGGACGAGCTTTCCACCCGGGTGATCGACCTGCTGGCCCCCATCGGCCGGGGGCAACGGGGGCTCATCGTGGCCCCGCCCAAGGCAGGCAAGACCACCCTCCTCAAGAAGATCGCCAATGCGGTCCTGAAGAATGAGCCCGACATCAAGGTGATCGTTTTGCTCATAGATGAGCGCCCCGAGGAGGTCACGGACTTCCGGGAAAGCGTCCAGGGAGCCGAGGTCATCGCCAGCACCTTTGATGAGCCGCCCCAAAACCACATCCGGGTGGCGGAGTTTGTGCACGAAAGGGCCAAGCGCATCGTGGAGGAGGGAGGGCACGTGATGATCCTCCTGGACTCCATCACCCGCCTGGCCCGGGCCAACAACCTGGTAACCCCGCCCACGGGCCGCACCCTTTCCGGCGGGTTGGACTCCGCTGCCCTTTACTTCCCCAAGCGCTTCCTGGGGGCAGCCCGCAACATCCGGGGCGGGGGTAGCCTCACCATCCTGGCCACCGCCTTGGTGGAGACCGGAAGCCGCATGGACGATGTGATCTTTGAGGAGTTCAAGGGCACGGGCAACATGGAGCTCCACCTTTCCCGCCGCCTCGAGGAGCGTCGCATCTTCCCGGCCATAGACATCCTGAAGTCCGGGACCCGTCGGGAGGAACTCCTTTTGGGCGAGGAGGTGGTGCACAAGATGTGGCTTTTGCGCAAGGTTCTGGCGGACATGGACCCGGCGGAGGCCATGGAGATGCTCCTGGCCCGCTTGGCCCGCACCAAAAACAACAAGGAGTTTTTGGCATCCCTGGCCGCCCGCTAGGCGGCATTTCCCCTTGGGGGGGGCGGGTAGCCCGCCCCCCCAAGGCCTTTTGCCCCTTGCGTTTTCCCCGCTTGGTCCTGGTATAATCCCCGCGAGGTTTTGGCGGGGTTTGGGAGGTGAGCATTGCGGGGAGTATGGGGAGGTATATGGATCCTGGTTTCCTCTTTGGCCTTCGCCAAGCTGCCTGTTCTTAGCCCCCTTCCCCTTCCCGAGAACACGGTGGAGGTGGGCCAGGCATCCAAAAAGGGGTGGGTCCTCTATGAGGTAAAGCCTGGGGATACGTTGGCAGGGGTCGCGGCCCGCTATGGGGTGGACCCTCGGCACATCATCTGGTCCAGCGGTCTGCAAAGCGACCGCCTGCAGGTGGGGCAAAGGCTTCTCATCCCCTTGGTGGCTGCGGAGGACCGTCCTCCCAGGGTGCCTCCTGGAGTGGAGGTGTATCGGGTGCGCCCGGGGGATACCCTGCAGGGGGTGGCGAGCCGTTATGGTGTAGGCGTTCTGGACCTGGTTTCCGCCAACCCTTCCCTGGAGAGCCTGGACCGGTTGGTGGCGGGGAGCGTCCTTTACATCCCCAAAAGGGCCAAGGGTTTGGTGCTAACCCTGCCCGAGGGGGAGACCTTGGTGGACCTGGCGGCTCGTTTTGGCCTTTCCCCGGTGGCGGTGGCCCGGGCCAACGGGGTGGAAAATCCCACGGAGCTCCGTCCCGGCGACCTGGTCCTCCTCCCCGGCATAGAGGCCAAGACCACCTACCAGCGCCTTCTGGCCAAGCAGGAAGAGGAACGCAAGGCCCGCCTCGAGGCGGAGCGGCGCCGCCAGGAGGAGCTAAGGCGTCTGGCGGAGGAACGTAGGAGGCAGCAAGCCCTGGCCCAGCAGCGTACCCGGGAGGCGCAGCGGGTCCAGGCCCAGCGGCCCCAGGTGCGCCGGGTGAGCTACCAGGAGGGGGCCATGCGCTGGCCCCTTTCCGGCTTCCGCATCACCACCTACTTTGGGCAAAGGGGGGCCTTCCAGCGCTATCACACGGGGATCGACCTGGCCGCTCCTTACGGCACCCCCATCGTGGCCGCCAAGGCGGGGCAGGTGGAGGTGGCGGGTTGGAGTTCGGTGGGATACGGCTTCCACGTGGTCTTGGACCACGGGGGTGGGGTAGAGACCCTTTACGCCCACATGTCCCGCATCGCCGTGCGGGCCGGGCAGTGGGTGGAGGCTGGGCAGGTGATCGGGTACGTGGGGTCCACCGGCTGGTCCACGGGGCCCCACCTGCACTTTGAGGTGCGGGTGGGGGGCGTGGCCCGTAACCCCTTGGCCTACCTCCCCTAGGCGTGGGTGAGCGGTCCGGGGGCCTTTGGGCCCCCGGCTTCTTTCCGCTTGACCCGGCGGGCGGTAAGCTGGAGGATGGAGGACGGGATGGAGAAGGGAACCTTCCAGATCAAGACCGGCTTTGCCGAGATGTTCAAGGGCGGGGTGATCATGGACGTGACCACCCCCGAGCAGGCGGTGATCGCCGAGGAGGCGGGGGCGGTGGCGGTGATGGCCCTGGAGAGGGTACCCGCCGACATCCGGGCCCAGGGAGGCGTGGCCCGCATGTCGGATCCCAAGGTCATCAAGGAGATCATGGCCGCGGTGTCCATTCCCGTGATGGCCAAGGTGCGCATCGGCCACTTTGTGGAGGCCATGATCCTCGAGGCCATCGGGGTGGACTTCATCGACGAGTCCGAGGTCCTCACCCCTGCCGACGAGGAGCACCACATCGACAAGTGGAAGTTCAAGGTGCCCTTCGTCAACGGGGCCCGCGACCTGGGGGAGGCCCTGAGGCGCATCGCCGAAGGGGCGGCCATGATCCGCACCAAGGGGGAGGCGGGCACGGGCAACGTGGTGGAAGCGGTCCGGCATGCCCGCACCATGTGGAAGCAGATCCGCTACGTGCAGTCCCTACGGGAGGACGAACTGGTGGCCTACGCCAAGGAGATCGGGGCCCCCTTGGAGCTGGTAAGGTGGGTCCACGACCACGGCCGCCTTCCCGTGGTGAACTTCGCCGCCGGGGGCATCGCTACCCCGGCCGACGCCGCCTTGATGATGCACCTGGGCATGGATGGGGTCTTCGTGGGGAGCGGCATCTTCAAATCCGGTGACCCCAGGAAGCGGGCCAGGGCCATCGTGCGGGCGGTGACCCATTACAACGACCCCGAGGTGCTGGCCGAGGTCTCCGAGGACCTGGGTGAGCCCATGGTGGGCATCAACCTGGACCAGCTTAAGGAAGAGGAGCGCTTGGCCAAGCGGGGCTGGTGAGGGAAGCCTTGGGTAGGGCCATGGCGCGGGCGGTCTGCGGGGTTTACGAGATCCACCCCGAGCGGGTGGAGAAGGCCCGTGCGGCTTTGCCCCAGGAGGCGGCGCTAAGGGAAGCCGCCCTCCTTCTCAAAGCTTTGGCCGACCCTACCCGGATGCGCCTTCTTCTGGCTTTGAAGGCGGCAGGGGAGCTTTGCGTGTGCGATCTAGCCCTCCTCGCTGGGGTCTCGGTGTCCGCGGTGAGCCACCAGCTGAGGCTTTTGCGCCAGGGGCGGCTGGTGGCCTTCCGGCGGGAAGGAAAGCAGGTCTACTACCGCCTGGCGGATGAACACGTGGAAAGGCTTCTTGAGGGGGCTTTGGAGCACGCACTAGAAAACACTTGAACAACTACTCAAGTGATGCTACCCTGGGGGCATGGAGGCTCCCAGGGTTCGGGTCTTCCGGGTGGAGGGCCTGGACTGTGCTGACTGCGCCTTGAAGGTGGAGAAGGCCCTTTCCGGGGTTCCTGGGGTGGTGCAGGCCCAGGTCAGCTTTGCCAGCGGTAAGGCGTACCTGCACCTCGAGGTCCCCGGGGCGGAGAAGCAGGCGGAAAGGGTGGTTTCCGCCTTGGGCTATCGCCTGAGGCCTGAGGGGGAGGTGGCCAGGGGTGTTCTTGGACCCTGGCCCTGGGCCCTGGCCTCCGGGGGGCTTCTCCTGCTGGCCTTTTTAGCCTCTTTCCTCCTCCCCGGATTAGCCCCCTGGGGTTATGGGCTGGCGGCCTTGGTGGGGGTTTTCCCCCTGGCCCGCCGTGCGGCGGCCGCTTTGCGGCAAAACCCCTTCTGCATGCAGGCCCTGGTCACGGTGGCCACCCTGGGGGCCCTCGTCATCGGGGCGGAGGCCGAGGCGGCAGCGGTGGTTTTTCTCTTCCTGGTGGGAGAGGTGCTGGAGGCCTACAGCGTGGCCCAGGCGCGTAGATTCCTTTATGCCCTTTCCGAGCTTCTTCCCAGGCGGGCCTACCGCCTAAGGGAGGGAAGGGTGGAGGAGGTGTCCCTTAGGGCCTTGAGGGTGGGGGACTTGGTGCGGGTGCCCCCGGGGGAGAGGGTACCGGCCGACGGGGTGGTGGTGTCTGGGCAGGCCTCCTTGGAGGAGGCCGCCTTCACCGGGGAGTCCTTGCCTAGGCCTAAGGGGGCAGGGGACCGCGTTTACGGGGGTAGCCTGCTGGTGGAGGGAAGCCTGGTGGTAAAGGTGGAGCGCCTTCCCGAAGAGGGCTTCTTGGCCGAGATGGAACGCCTGGCGGAGGAAGCCCTTCTCAGGAAGAGCCAGGCGGAGCGGGTGGTGGATGCCTTCAGCCGCCGCTACACCCCGGCGGTCCTTGCCCTGGCGGGCTTTGTGGCCTTGGTGCTTCCCCTCTTTCAAGGGGATTTTCAAGGGCATATGTATAAGGCCCTAGCCCTCCTCCTCATCGCCTGCCCTTGTGCCTTGGTGGTTTCGGTGCCTGCGGCCATCGCGGCTGGGGTAGCCCGGGGGGCCAGGGCCGGGGTGCTCTTTAAGGGTGGGGTGGCCCTGGAGCGCTTAGCCGGGGTGCGCTTCGTGGCCTTGGACAAGACGGGGACCCTGACCCTGGGGAGGCCTCGGCTGGTTAGGGTGGTTCCCTTCGGCATCTCGGCGGAGGAGGCCTTGGCCCTGGCCAAAGGGGTGGCGGAGGGGTCTTCTCACCCTTTGGCCAAGGCGGTGCGGGAAGCTTCGGGATCCAAGGCCTTGCCCTCGGAGGAGCACCGGGCGGTGCCGGGTCTTGGAGCCTTCGCCCGGGTGGAGGGGCGGGAGGTGGGACTGGTGCGCCCAGAGGCGGTTAGCCTACCTCAGGAAGTCCAGGCCCAGCTTATGGCCCTATCGGGGGAAGGCTTCAGCCTTTCCCTGTTGGTTAGGGAAGGGGTTCCCCTGGCCCTTTTGGCCTTCCAGGACATCCCCCGCCTCGAGGCCCAGGAAGCCTTAACAAGGCTACGCCAACTGGGCCTTAAACCCATCCTCCTCACCGGCGACCGGGAGGCCCCGGCCCTGGCCCTGGCCGCGGCTTTGGGGCTGGCTTCCGAGGAGGTCCGGGCGGGTCTTTCCCCCTTGGAAAAGCTCCGCCTGGTGGAGGAGATGGAAAGTAGGGGCGGTGTGGCCATGGTGGGGGATGGGGTGAACGACGCCCCAGCCCTGGCCCGAGCTACGGTGGGACTTGCCGTGGCCGAGGGAACCGAGGTGGCTTCAAGGAGCGCCGACGTGGGACTTTTAGGCCTTTCCGCCTTGCCTCGGGCCTTTCGGCTGAGCCGCCTCACCCTTTCGGTGATCCGCCAGAATGTGGGCCTGGCGGTGGGGCTCAAGGGGCTTTTCCTCCTCACCACCTTACTGGGCTTAACCGGTCTCTGGCCGGCGGTTTTAGCCGACAACGGGGCCCTGGTCTTGGTAACCCTAAATAGCCTACGCCTTCTTTGGGCTCGGTTATAGACTATAATGCCTCCATGCCTAGGGTCTATCCACGTTTGCTGGAGCAGTTTCTTCAGAGCGAGGCCAAAGGGGGTATTCTTCTTTTCTTAGCAGCCCTTTTGGCCTTTATCCTAGCCAACACCCCATGGTCTAGCATGTACTTTGCTCTGCGGGAGGTGCCCGCTGGTGTCCGGCTGGGAACCTTTGACCTGGAAAAGCCCCTTCTCCTTTGGGTCAACGATCTCCTTATGGCACTTTTCTTTCTTCTGGTGGGGCTTGAGCTTAAGCGGGAGGTTCTTTCGGGGGAGCTAAGGGACTACCGGCGGGCGGGCCTGGCCTTGGCTGGGGCTTTGGGGGGTATGGCAGGCCCCGCCCTCCTCTTTCTGGTGGTGAACCCCGGCCTGCCCGAGGCCCGGGGATGGGGGGTGCCCATGGCCACCGATATCGCCTTTGCCCTCGGGGTGCTGGCCTTGGTGCCCAGGGCGCCTCTTGGGCTAAAGCTTTTCCTTACCGCTTTGGCCATTGTGGATGACCTGGGGGCCGTTTTGGTGATCGCCCTCTTTTACACGGGAGGCTTAGAACCCCTCCCCCTGGGCTTGGCGGCCTTCACCCTGGGGGTGGGTTTGCTCCTAAACCGCTTGGGGGTCTGGTACATTTGGCCCTACATGCTTCTGGGATTGCCCCTGTGGTACTTTGTCCTCAAGTCCGGCCTCCACGCCACCTTGGCTGGAGTGCTTTTGGCCTTGGCTATCCCTTTGCGGAGGGCTAGGCCCTTCCAAGGGGCTACTTCTGCCCAGGATCCCGAGGATTTGGAGGGGGAGCTGGAGGGCCTCGAGGAGGGGGTGGAGGGGGCCCAAAGCCCCCTGCACCGCCTGGAGCACACCCTGCACCCTTGGGTGGCGTATGGGGTGCTGCCCGTCTTTGCCTTTTTCAACGCGGGGGTAGCCTTGGCGGGCTTGGAGTTTGGAGCCGTGGCCCTGGGCGTGGCCTTGGGGCTTTTGCTGGGCAAGCCCTTGGGAATCCTCCTTATGGCCTGGTTGGCCCTGCGACTGGGGCTTGGGACCTTGCCCGAGGGAGTGGACCTGAGGGCCATCCTGGGGGTAGGGTTTCTGGCGGGCATCGGCTTTACCATGGCCCTTTTCATCGCGGGGCTTGCCTTCGAGGGGAGCCTATTGGACCAGGCCAAGGTAGGGGTGATGGCGGCTTCCGTGCTGGCTGGGCTTTTGGGCTTTACTTTGGTGCGGGCTTCCCTTGACAGGGCTTTGGCCTAGGCCCAGGATGAGGAGCGTGGTTGGCGTCCTGGCCCTACAAGGGGATTTCCGCGAGCACAAGGAGGCGCTAAAGCGCCTGGGGGTTGAGGCCAAGGAGGTGCGCAAAAGGGAGCACCTGGAAGGAGTGAAGGCCTTGGTGATCCCGGGGGGTGAATCCACCACCATCGGCAAGCTGGCCCGGGAGTACGGCATAGAGGAGGAGGTGCGAAGGCGGGTGGCAGAAGGCTCCCTTGCCCTCTTTGGCACCTGCGCCGGGGCCATATGGCTTTCCCGGGAGATTCTGGGCTACCCCGAGCAGCCCCGCCTTGGGATGCTGGACGTGGCGGTGGAGCGGAATGCCTTTGGCCGGCAGGTGGAGAGCTTCGAGGAGGACCTCGAGGTCCGGGGCCTGGGTCCCTTCCACGGGGTCTTCATCAGGGCCCCGGCTTTCCGCAAGCTGGGAGAGGGGGTGGAGGTGCTGGCGGAGCTGAGTGGCCTTCCCGTCTTGGTGCGCCAAGGTAAGATCCTCGCCAGCGCCTTTCACCCCGAGCTTACGTCGGACACGAGGCTTCACGGATACTTTCTGGGGTTAGCGGGTTTTTAATGGCAGCTACTTGTCGTAAACTAGGCTCGGTAACCATGTGGCCAATCCTGGGAAGAGCATGAGGAGGATAAGGCCCGTGAGCTGAAGTAGGAGAAAGGGGATGGCTGCCCGGTATATAGTACCCATGGAGATCTGGGGTGCCACCCCCCTTACGTAGAAGAGAGCGTACCCGAAGGGAGGAGAGAGGAAAGACATCTGCATGTTTACCAAGTAGAGGACCCCAAACCACAAGGGATCAAATCCAAGGCTCCGGATAATGGGTACAAAGACGGGGACAGCCAGGAGGAGTATTCCTACCCAATCCAGAAACATCCCCAAAACGATAAGGATGATCTGCATTACAATCAAGATTCCCCAAGGGGAAAGCCCTGTGCCTAAAAGGAGCTCGCTGACGAAGCGGTCCCCTCCTTGGGCCACGTAGAAGGCCACGAAGGCGTTGGCCCCAAAGATGATCCAAAGCACCATGGCGGTGGCCTTGGCGGTCTGTTCTAAAGCCAGCCGCAGGTTTTTCCAGGTGAGCTTACGATGTAGGCCTGCCACCACCAGGGACCCGAAGGCTCCTACGGCTGCTGCTTCCGTGGGGGCGGCTAGGCCCAAAAAGATGGTTCCGAGCACCAGGAAGATGAGAAGGAGGGGGGCCCAGATGGTCCTTAGGGCTCGCCAGCGCTCCGCCCAGGTGGGCATTTCCTCCCTTGGGATTCTGGGCACAGCCTGGGGGTAGAGGAGCGCATAGACGATGGAGAAGAGCATGTATAGGCCCGAGAGGACCAACCCGGGAAGCACGGAGCCCAGGTAAAGCTCTCCCACGGACTGGTTGGCCACCAGGCCGTAAATGATGGCGAGAACACTGGGAGGGATAAGGATGCCGAGGGTGCCCCCTGCCATCACGGTGCCTGCGGCTAGCACAGGGCTATACCCCCGGCGTAGCATCGCTGGTAAGGCCACTAGTGCCATGGTGACCACCGCCGCGCCGATCACCCCCACCATGGCGGCGAGAACGGTAGAAGCAGCAACGGTAGCGACCGCTAAACCCCCTGGGATCCGCCCCAGCCACTTGTAGGCGACGTCAAAGATTTCCTCAATAAGCCCAGACTTTTCTAGCATGGACGCCATGAAAATAAAGAGGGGAATGGCCGCTAGAAGGTACTGGGTCATGTTATTCCACATGCGCTGGGGCACTAGGGCTAAGGCGTCCGGGCTCCAGAGCCAGGCAATGAAAGCCACAGCAACGCCTCCTATCAAAAAGGCCAGCGGGTAACCCGTAAACAGGAGGAGGAAGAGACTCCCGAACATCAACCAGGTCAGCGTTTCAATGGGCACGATCTTCCTCCTTTCCTAGAAGCACGAGAAGGTCTCGGATTGCGTTAGCTAGACCCTGTAGAAGCAGCAGAGCGGCACCCATGGGGATGGCCAGCTTGAAGGGAAATATGGGGATGGCCTGGTTGGCCAGGGAAAACTCCCGGTTCTGCCAGGAAGCCAGGAAGAACTTCCAGCCATACACCACCAGGGTGCCAGCAAATAGCGCTAGAAAAACGAAGCCCAGAAGGTTGACCCAGGCTTGTCCTTTACGGGGGAGCCGGCTATAGAAGACGTCCACACCCACGTGAGCCTTTTCCTTTAGGGCATAAGCACCAGCCAGCACATACAGGAGGCCGAAGAGGAGCGTGGACACCTCGTGGGCCCACTGGGTGGGGGCGTTGAAGAAGTATCGCCGCACCACCTCGGCGGTAAGGATGAGAACCGCCAGCAAGGTAAGCCAGGCGACCAACCGCCCTGACCCTAGGCTTAAGGCGTCAATGAGGTTGAGGAGGCGCAGCAGGGTTTGGATCACGGCGCAACCCTCGAGGCTAGAGGCTCAAGCCGCGGATATCCGCATCGGTGACGTACCCCAAGGCCTTCATGTACTCCAGTTGGCTAGCAAAGGCTTCTCGAGCGTACTTGTCCTGTTTGGCCCACTTGAACCAGATGGGGATGGCCACGCGGCGGAACTTGCGCACATCCACCGTGGAGAGGCGAATGATCTGCACACCCGCGGCCTTGTATTTGGGCCAGGTTTCTAGGTTTGCCTTCTGGATGCCGGCATAGTGGATCCAGCTCCACTCGTGAACTGCTGCCTCAAAGCGCTCCTGAAGGTTCTTGGGCAGGGCGCGCCAGCGGTTGATGTTGATGGTGATATCCGCCAGGTCCACAGGTTGATGGATGCAAGGCGTTTCGGGTGGACCCATAATGATGTATTTGGTGACTTGGTGGAAACCCAGGTTGTAGTTCACCGCCGGGCCTACAAAGTCGGCCGCATCGATGACCCCGCGCTCCAAGGCTGGATACACCTCACCGCCCGGCAGGAGCACCGTGGCAGCGCCGGCGGCGGCAAAGATCTCGGCGATCATGCCCCCGGGCACCCTGAGCTTCACCCCCTTAAAGTCCTCGAAGCTCTTGATCGATTTCTTGGAATGAATGAGGTTATAGTCATGCTGGACCGGGCCCACAAAGAAAAGCCCCTGTTCCTCGTAGGCTTTGCGGGCCAACTGCAGGCCACCTAGTGCGTAGTACCAAGTTTCCCACTGGTCAGGACGGTCCAGGCCCAAAGGATAGGAGGAAAGGAAGGCAGTAACGGGCATCCTCCCTGCCCAGTAGAGGGTAAAGGGATGCATGCCATCCAGGACCCCGGTCTTGACCGCATCGAACATGTCAAAAGTGCCCACCACTGCCCCGGCAGGGAAGGTTTGGATTTCTATTTGGCCGTCGGTGAGCTCTTTGACCCGCTCGGCGAACTTCTGGAACAGGCTATAGCCCACGGTTCCTGCGTCCCAGGCCGACTGGATGCGCCAGCGGAACCTGGGGGCCTGGGCAATAGCCAGAGGGCTAAACACCGAGCTCGCCGCCACGCCAGTGGCTAGCCTGCGAATAAAGTTCCTCCGGTTCTCCTTCATGGTTCCCCTCCAGCGTAGAACGATACAAGCACCTCTGGGAATAACGCAGCAGGTTGGTGACGGACTTATAGAAACACGAGTTGCCTCATTTGTCAAGCCTTGGTATGTTTTTTCATTTAGCGAAATATCGGGATTCCTGATGGGACCAGGCACTCAAGGAAACTTCCCCCCGCCAGAGAGCGTGGGAAGGGGGATTTTAGGGTCGGAAGGAAGAAGGTACCCTGATGCTCAGGGCCGCATCCGGGTGTACATCCTGGGGAAGGGGATGGCCTCGCGCACATGGGAGAGGCCGCAGATCCAAGCCACGGTGCGCTCCAGGCCCAGGCCGAAGCCCGAGTGGGGCACGCTGCCAAAGCGCCTCAGGTCCAGATACCAATCGTAGACCTCCTCCGGGAGGCTGAACTCTTGAATTTTCCTGCGTAGGAGCTCCAGGTCGTGGATTCTCTGGCTTCCCCCGATGATCTCCCCGTACCCCTCGGGGGCCAGGAGGTCGTCGTTGAGGACCAGTTCCGGGTCCTCTGGGTCCGGCTCCATGTAGAAGGCTTTGATGCGGGCGGGGTAGCGCTCGATAAAGACGGGCCGGTCAAACTGGCGGCTGAGGGCGGCCTCCTGGGGGGCCCCGAAGTCCTCCCCGTAGGGCAGGGGTGGCACCTCGGGGTCCTTTTCCGCCAGCCGGTTTACCAGGGCCACGGCCTCCTTATAGGTGAGGCGAGGGTAGTTCCCTTCTGCGGCGGGTTCCAGGGCCCTGGGGTCCCGCCCTAGCATCTCCAGCTCCTTAGCCCTGCGCTCCAGGACACGGCCCACCAGGTAGCTCACCAGCTCCTCCTGCAGGGCCATGTTCTCCTCGTGGGTCATGAAGGCCACCTCGGGTTCCACCATCCAAAACTCCAAAAGGTGGCGGCGGGTTTTGCTCCTTTCTGCCCGGAAGGTGGGGCCAAAGGTATAGACCTTGCCATAGGCCAAGGCCCCGGCCTCCGCGTAGAGCTGGCC contains:
- a CDS encoding TRAP transporter small permease subunit, with protein sequence MQTLLRLLNLIDALSLGSGRLVAWLTLLAVLILTAEVVRRYFFNAPTQWAHEVSTLLFGLLYVLAGAYALKEKAHVGVDVFYSRLPRKGQAWVNLLGFVFLALFAGTLVVYGWKFFLASWQNREFSLANQAIPIFPFKLAIPMGAALLLLQGLANAIRDLLVLLGKEEDRAH
- the dctP gene encoding TRAP transporter substrate-binding protein DctP — encoded protein: MKENRRNFIRRLATGVAASSVFSPLAIAQAPRFRWRIQSAWDAGTVGYSLFQKFAERVKELTDGQIEIQTFPAGAVVGTFDMFDAVKTGVLDGMHPFTLYWAGRMPVTAFLSSYPLGLDRPDQWETWYYALGGLQLARKAYEEQGLFFVGPVQHDYNLIHSKKSIKSFEDFKGVKLRVPGGMIAEIFAAAGAATVLLPGGEVYPALERGVIDAADFVGPAVNYNLGFHQVTKYIIMGPPETPCIHQPVDLADITININRWRALPKNLQERFEAAVHEWSWIHYAGIQKANLETWPKYKAAGVQIIRLSTVDVRKFRRVAIPIWFKWAKQDKYAREAFASQLEYMKALGYVTDADIRGLSL
- the asnS gene encoding asparagine--tRNA ligase; this translates as MRVFVDEIAKYEGQEVELRGWLYQKRSKGKIHFLILRDGTGFLQATLFQGEVPEEVFEQADHLPQETALKAFGLVLRDARAPGGFELAVRNLEVMSLPHGEYPIGPKEHGIDFLMDHRHLWLRHRRPFAVMRIRDEVERAIHDFFAEQGFLRFDAPILTPSAVEGTTDLFEVDLFDGEKAYLSQSGQLYAEAGALAYGKVYTFGPTFRAERSKTRRHLLEFWMVEPEVAFMTHEENMALQEELVSYLVGRVLERRAKELEMLGRDPRALEPAAEGNYPRLTYKEAVALVNRLAEKDPEVPPLPYGEDFGAPQEAALSRQFDRPVFIERYPARIKAFYMEPDPEDPELVLNDDLLAPEGYGEIIGGSQRIHDLELLRRKIQEFSLPEEVYDWYLDLRRFGSVPHSGFGLGLERTVAWICGLSHVREAIPFPRMYTRMRP
- a CDS encoding TRAP transporter large permease — protein: MFGSLFLLLFTGYPLAFLIGGVAVAFIAWLWSPDALALVPQRMWNNMTQYLLAAIPLFIFMASMLEKSGLIEEIFDVAYKWLGRIPGGLAVATVAASTVLAAMVGVIGAAVVTMALVALPAMLRRGYSPVLAAGTVMAGGTLGILIPPSVLAIIYGLVANQSVGELYLGSVLPGLVLSGLYMLFSIVYALLYPQAVPRIPREEMPTWAERWRALRTIWAPLLLIFLVLGTIFLGLAAPTEAAAVGAFGSLVVAGLHRKLTWKNLRLALEQTAKATAMVLWIIFGANAFVAFYVAQGGDRFVSELLLGTGLSPWGILIVMQIILIVLGMFLDWVGILLLAVPVFVPIIRSLGFDPLWFGVLYLVNMQMSFLSPPFGYALFYVRGVAPQISMGTIYRAAIPFLLLQLTGLILLMLFPGLATWLPSLVYDK